Proteins found in one Zea mays cultivar B73 chromosome 1, Zm-B73-REFERENCE-NAM-5.0, whole genome shotgun sequence genomic segment:
- the LOC100216817 gene encoding Pentatricopeptide repeat-containing protein At3g29230-like: MSAAASSLLRPAPKWGGAPSHRRLVEEHLASLPHGLPRLRHVQELHAQLLKQGLHRDPHTASKLIASYALLRRVPACRCVFSAAVALPNSPFPSSTTLLTKTLLRAYALNSLPHAALAVFLDVPLRQRGTFTYSFLIKALAAAGLTPVRGAHAHVVKLGSAEDTFVGNALIDAYSKNQGLSDAKKVFDEMTTRDVVSWNTAMAAMVRQGEVDAARSMFDEMPEKDTVSWNTMLDGYAKAGEAEKAFELFQRMPGRNVVSWSTVVSAYCKKGDMEMARVIFDKMPAKNLVTWTIMVSACAQKGLVEEAGRLFTEMMDAAIELDVIAVVSILAACAESGSLALGKRIHRHVRQRKLSRSTLVCNALMDMFCKCGCVNRADYIFDTEIVEKDLVSWNIIIGGFAMHGPGEKALELFAQMKQQGFHPDAVTLINVLSACTHMGLVEEGRRFFANMETDYGIKPQIEHYGCMVDLLGRGGLIKEAVDMIKRMPWEPNEVIWGSLLSACRLHKNVEYAELAVNELSNLQPSSAGNYAVLSNIYAEAGKWSDMAKARVQMKGTGSQKTAGSSWIELNEAFHEFTVGDRKHPESDQISDMIDRLSSHVKFVGCVPVGHELFVQ, translated from the coding sequence ATGTCCGCTGCCGCATCCTCCTTGCTGCGCCCGGCGCCGAAGTGGGGCGGCGCGCCGTCGCACCGCCGGCTCGTGGAGGAGCACCTGGCCTCGCTCCCGCACGGCCTCCCACGCCTCCGCCACGTGCAGGAGCTCCACGCGCAGCTCCTCAAGCAGGGGCTCCACCGGGACCCGCATACCGCGTCCAAGCTCATCGCTTCCTACGCGCTCCTCCGCCGGGTCCCCGCCTGCCGCTGCGTCTTCTCTGCCGCCGTGGCGCTCCCGAACAGCCCGTTCCCCTCCAgcactaccttgctcaccaagacacTCCTCCGCGCCTACGCGCTCAACTCCCTTCCCCACGCCGCGCTCGCCGTGTTCTTGGACGTGCCGTTGCGCCAGCGGGGCACATTCACCTACTCCTTCCTCATCAAGGCGCTCGCCGCTGCGGGCCTCACGCCAGTCCGCGGGGCGCATGCGCACGTCGTCAAGCTCGGGTCCGCCGAGGACACCTTCGTTGGAAATGCGCTGATCGACGCCTACTCCAAGAACCAGGGGCTATCTGACGCGAAGAAGGTGTTCGACGAAATGACGACACGAGACGTTGTGTCCTGGAACACGGCCATGGCCGCAATGGTGCGGCAAGGGGAGGTGGACGCAGCAAGGAGCATGTTTGACGAGATGCCCGAGAAGGACACGGTGAGCTGGAACACAATGCTGGATGGCTATGCCAAAGCTGGGGAGGCAGAGAAGGCCTTCGAGCTGTTCCAGCGCATGCCGGGGAGGAATGTGGTGTCCTGGTCGACTGTGGTGTCAGCCTACTGTAAGAAGGGTGACATGGAGATGGCGCGGGTTATATTTGATAAGATGCCGGCCAAGAACTTGGTGACATGGACCATAATGGTCTCAGCATGCGCTCAGAAGGGGCTTGTGGAGGAAGCAGGCAGGTTGTTTACTGAGATGATGGATGCTGCCATTGAGCTTGATGTAATTGCAGTTGTGAGTATACTGGCTGCATGTGCTGAATCTGGCTCCCTTGCCCTTGGTAAGAGGATTCACCGGCATGTGCGCCAGAGGAAGCTGAGTAGATCAACCCTGGTATGCAATGCCCTGATGGACATGTTCTGCAAGTGTGGATGTGTTAACCGAGCCGACTACATATTTGACACTGAGATTGTTGAAAAGGATTTAGTGTCATGGAACATTATAATTGGAGGGTTTGCAATGCATGGCCCAGGTGAAAAGGCGCTGGAACTCTTCGCACAAATGAAGCAGCAAGGCTTTCACCCCGATGCTGTGACACTCATCAATGTTCTCAGCGCTTGCACGCACATGGGGCTTGTGGAAGAAGGACGGAGGTTCTTTGCCAACATGGAGACAGACTATGGCATTAAGCCTCAGATAGAGCATTATGGTTGTATGGTCGATCTTCTTGGCCGTGGAGGGCTCATTAAGGAGGCTGTTGACATGATCAAAAGGATGCCCTGGGAGCCTAATGAGGTCATATGGGGGTCCTTGCTCAGTGCATGCCGACTGCACAAGAATGTGGAGTATGCAGAACTGGCAGTGAACGAGCTGAGCAATTTGCAGCCCTCAAGTGCAGGGAACTACGCTGTCTTGTCGAACATCTATGCAGAGGCTGGGAAGTGGAGCGATATGGCGAAGGCAAGGGTGCAGATGAAAGGAACAGGGTCTCAGAAAACAGCTGGTTCAAGCTGGATAGAACTTAATGAGGCGTTCCACGAATTCACAGTTGGGGACAGAAAGCACCCAGAGTCTGACCAGATATCTGATATGATAGATAGGCTGAGTTCGCATGTTAAGTTTGTTGGCTGTGTTCCGGTTGGCCATGAACTGTTTGTTCAGTGA